Below is a genomic region from Chitinophagales bacterium.
GACGTCCAGCATTTTCAAAGGCAAATTGCTTTTGCTTAATGTCTGCAGGAATTTTTTTTCAGGCGGAAACAGCCAGTGCCAGCCAAAGTACCTGGAAGAGATCTTTTGATTTTCATACACTTCTTTATTCTTGTCCATGTGCCACAGTTCTTTTTTTCAGCATCAGGTTGAATCCTTCCATCTTCAGCACATTCATGTTGATATCGCCGGCGGAAGGAGTAACCCTTGGAAACAATACGGGTAAGCCATGCATCTTTTCGGGATGGAAGAAAGCATCGCCTGCCGAAAATACATATTTGTAGCCGGCCTGTGCCGCATGATTCATCACTGCCTGATCATATTGCCCTGCCGGAAATGCGAAACAATGCACGGCATGTCCCAGCATTTTTTCAAGCGTCGTTTTTGATTCACTGATTTCCTGCGTCAATACCGCCGTACCTACTGCCGCATTTAAGATCACATGCGTCCAGCCATGCGATCCGATCTCTATGCCCGCTGTCTCACAGTATTTCAGATCCTGTTCGTTCATCATCTTCGGGTAATAAAGGTCGCCGGCACACGCAAGCTCCAGCTGCGACACGATATTTTCTGCCTGTTGCATAGGAAGATCTTTCAGCAGGAGCATGGCTTGCAGGGCAACTTTGGGTGCATTCTTTTCCATAACATCCATCGCATAGGGAATCATGAACTCCGACAGCGAAAATTTTTGCCGCGATTTTAAATGATCTTCCACCACGAGGTTAAGCCGGTAAGTCCAGTTGGGCTTATTATCAAGTACGGATGAAATCAGCACATGGTGCACTGCCGGCAAATTATTTTCCGCGAGGATGGGCAAAGCATTTTCCATGAAATCATAAAAGCCGTCATCAAACGTGATCATCAGTTTTGGTAATAATGTCTTTTCATTCCATTGCGCCGGCAGTATTACAGCATAATGTTTTTTACAATACAACATCAGTGACCGGAAGAGATCCACTTTCAGCGGTGCCCAAACATGATTCCGCTCATTGCTGATGCGATGCAGGCATAAAATGGTAATGGTTTCTTTTTTATTCACCCGGAGGAAGTGTGCTACTCCGCCAATCCGCAAAAGCATAGCGAGCATTTCTTTCATTGACTGTCAGCTGCCGGTGATTGTATGAATGATGGAAGCAAGCTTTTTTGCCTGGCTGCGGCGTGAAAAACTGTCGATAACAGCATCGTCAGGTGTAACAGATGAGCGGCCACTGAGATAATTGTTATACACTTCGGCTACTTTCCTGCCGCAGCTTTCGGCATCATTGGCAATGATTCCCAGTCCGGAACGGTTGAGTGTTTCTTCCAGCTCATCATAATCAGACGGACACAGCAACACCGGCTTCCGGAAGGCCAGGTAGTTAAACACTTTACTGGGTATCACACCTTTTACACCATGGTATCCAATGCTGAGGAGCAAATGCGAAGCATTCACAGTATCCATTACTTCCTGTTCACTCAGCCAGCCTGTAACCGTTACCGGAACATTCCATGCTGCGGCGCACTTCCTGATTCTTTCACCTTGCTGAAGATCGTACGCCGTGCCGACGAAAATAATTTCGATGTCGCGGGTATTTAATGCTGCCATCGCTTTAGCCATGCCCTCAAAAAATATTTCAATCTGCTGTTTCCAGTAAAGATTTCCGAGATAGCTGATGGTGAACTTTTTGCCGGTAGCCGGTTGCAGTTTTCCCAGGTCAATATCATGGCCATTGTAAATCACCTTTGCAGGACGCAATACATAGTTGGAAATTTTATCAACGAAGTAACGTGATACGGTGGTCACCATGCTGGCCGATGACAGCCATCGTTTCTCACTCCTGCTCTCAAAGAAAGAGAGGATGCGGTCTGGAAGGGATTTTTTCCCGGTGATGTGACTTTCAATGGTATAGTTGGATGTCCATGACGTGGTATTCCAGTCATCGCGGTAATCTGCTATCCACGGTTTGCCGGTTGCCTTGTGTAGTTTATGACAGATACTGAACAGGCCGAAGGGCATCGCGGAAGTGACTATGATTTTTATCGATGGGTCTTTCCGGATCAGTTCTCTTGCAAACGTGTAAAAATTGCGGTAGGCAAGTGCATGCGTGGTAAAGTTCTGGGCAATCAGTTCGAGGTAAGTCAATGCTTTTCTCAGCAAAACCATTCTTGATTCACCGTAACGGTTTAGCACCATGTCGCGGATGCCGCCTTTGAAGGGAAGGTAATACACCTCATACCCGTCTTCCACACGGTGCACAACCGAGTTACCTGTAGGCATGAACAAGTCATTCCTGTTTTTCAGCGGCCGGTCCCAGTTACGGGTGATGACGACAGGCCAAAGATCAAAATCATGCAGATGGCGTGCCCATGAAAAGGTGCGGTGGGCGCCGGGGAGATTGCATGGAAAAAAGAAATAAGAGAGGATCAGTACTTTCTGTTTTTGCATGATACTTCACCGTGACCGGCTGCTTTGCCCCCAGCAAGAATTTTGTGAAAGATAGTTGAAACTTAACTAAAATTACGCAGGGGAATTCCATCGTTCAGTTATCGCTTTCATCACTTCCATGCCATGCCTGAAGCAATCGCACCTGCCGTGCTTATCTGCATTACACACTCTTTTCCTTTCGACATTGGCGATGAGCACTTTGAAGATGAGTTAAAAGTGCTGAGTGAAAGAGGTGTGGAAGTGATCGTCGTGCCGCGTTCGGCGGTGAAAGAGCAAACACGGTTGTTGCCGCAACAGGTGAAGATCTTGTGGATTCCGTTCAGGCTTTCACTGGTGGCAAAATGGAAAGCGCTGTTACAACTTGACTGGAAGGTGTTGCGCGGGGAATTCAATTTCGTCAGGAAAAATTTTAGCCGTTGGCCTGCATTGGCGCTGCTGCGTAATATGTTTGGGTCGTTGCTGATAGCGACAGACCTCTGCAGCAAGCTCCGTCCTGTGGTAGATCGATATGCGTCGCAGGGTTATACCGTTCACCTGTATTCTTACTGGAATGATCTTTCCGCTGTTGCGCTTGCCTTGCTGAAGAGCAGGTTCCCGGTTGTCAATGCCTGTTCCCGGGCGCATGCTTTCGAGATCTATGATGAGCGGCATGCAGGCAATTATATTCCGTTTCAGCAGATCAAGTTCGATAAGCTGAACAGGATTTTTTTTATCTCTTCCTTCGGACTGAACTATATCCGGCAGCGTTTTCCCGCACTGCATTTTGAAAACTGCCGTCTTGCACGGCTCGGTTGTTTTGAAATGCCGGGCGCACCATATACAAAGCATGCAAGCTGTATCCGGATAATGAGCATCGGATACAACTATTCCGTCAAGCGGATTGAGCTACTGGCGGAATCACTGACTGCGGTTACCGGACTGGAAGTGCAATGGAAACATGTGGGAACCGCCATGCATGACAGGAGCCGTTATGAAAAACGGGTGAGGGAGCTGCTTTCCGTCAACAGCACGGTGCAGCTTCAGTTTACCGGAAATTTAAACCATCAGCAACTGGCGGAATTATATGCGTCAACTTCATTTGACCTGCTGCTCAACCTCAGCGCGCTGGAAGGTGTGCCGGTAAGCATGATGGAATGTATGTCTGCCGGCATTCCCGTGATGGCAACAGCCGTGGGAGGTGTTCCTGAAATTGTGAAAGACGGATTCAACGGCGTACTGTTGCCAGCCAATCCTTCGCCCCGCGAAGTAGCGGCAGCCCTGGAAAAATTTCATGCAAAGAGTGAAGCGGAGATCATGTCATTCCGGAAGCATGCGCATGATACCTGGCAGCAACAATACAATGCCGCTATCAATTATCCTGTATTTGCAAAAGAGCTGATGCCGGCTGTTAACGCCTGAACTGTTTACGCAATCCGGATTTCGCCGATTGCAACACAGAACTGATTTTAGACAACTCAAAAAATCCCTGCTGCAACGCGCCAAATGAACGGAAATAATTTTCCACTCCCCTGATCATCGATCCTTCAAAATCAAATTGCTTCACCGTGGATTTCAAATCATTAAAGCATTGCCAGAAAAGATGACTCATTACACCGGCATTACCAAAGTCATTGTTCTTTCCGCCAATAATATAATAGGCGCTCTGTTGATCCCAGGCAACCATGATACCTCCGGCAACAGTTCCGTGAGCATCTCTCGATAACCAGATATCGCCGGACTGGTGTTTACGGCATGCTGCGTAAATCCGTTGCAACAAGGCCGCGTCAAAGGGAATATCCATTGCCTTGCTTTTAAAGTTGGCGGCAAGCATTGCATAAAATGGCTGCACTGCACTGCTGCGCTCCACCGTAAACTGCTTTTCCGCTTTATGGATTTCTCTTTTCACTTTATCACTAAAATGTTTGCGCAGAGTTTCCGGTTGTGAAATATCGGGCAGCACATAAGTGTAGCGTGTTGTCTGATGGTAGCCTTTCCAATAAAACGGCAGCCAGTTCTGATAATGGTAATGCCAGCGCTGTAAAAAGAAATCGTGGGCAGGCAGCTGCAGGATAATTTGTTCCAGCAGTTGCATCTCTTTAGCGAGGCGCTCCTTGTAATCAACCTGTGGCAGTAAGAGATTCGGGCCAAGGAACTGCGTGAGCTTCGGCATGATGAGCTCTGTGCCCAGCAAGCTTTTCTTCATAACATAAGGCGCGGAAGCAATCAGCTTGCCGTCTTCCATGATCTCAATGGCATGCCAGGCGCCGGGCGCTACCGCATCCAGCCAGAACGGCTGATGAAAAAGCGGAACACTTAATTGGACTAAACGGTGATATGTTGCAGGTGTTTCCAATGTATCCTGATATTGAAGAAACAAAGATTGAAAATCAACTTGCCGCTAACGGTCGGCACTCACTTGCGGCGTTAATTAAGTGGTGTATGCAACAGCATTTGGTCTTCTGTACTTCAACTCATTCCGGTAAAGCACGGTAAGTTTGTCAACGTAATTACCGATGTCAAATTTCTCCGCACTTTCCCGGGCCCGGTTTGAAAACCCAATGTATGTGTTTTCATCTTTCGCAACATCCATTATTTTTTTTGCAAATAATTCGGGATCATGACTGCTTACCACGAAGCCGTTACTTCCGTCCTCCACGATGTTGCGGGTACCTTTGCCATCGAGGCTGATCACCGGCAACCCAACTGACAACGCTTCTGCCAATGCAAGCCCGAAGGGTTCGTTACTGGCTGCATGCACATAAATATCTGCCTGCTGTAAATAGGCCTCCACATCCTGTACCATGCCATGCAAATGAACGGCATTTTCCAGCTGATATTCTTTTACTTTCTTTTCCAGTTCATGCAACAGCGGGCCGTCACCGAGGAGATCAAGCTGAACCGGTATTCCTTTAGCACGAAGTTGCTGCACGACCAAAAGCAGAAATGCTTGGTTCTTGTTTTCATTCAAAGTGCCTGTACTAACTAACCTGATCAGTTGGCCGGAGGAGCCGTGTTGCTTGCTGCTGAATCTCTGCCGGTCGATTGCATTCGGCAGAAGGTGCACCATGCCGCTTTTGTCGTTTAAATTACGCTGAAGGTATCGCTTGATTTCATGCGAATTCGCGATAAACTGATTGTGGCAGGCCTTGTATCTTTTCCTGATATGCCTGCCGGTAACCAAACGTATTGCATGCTGGCGGCTTAGCCACTGCCCGGCCGAAAGCCGTTCATATTGCGTAGTGATTCCGTGAATGTGCGAGAAGTATGCTATATCCTTATACAGGTGTTCACGGCTCACCCAATCAGCATAAAACAGATGGGAATGAATGATATCGGGTTTTTGCTTCGTCATGATATGGTTCCAGTCTGCAAGGTCGCTCACTACATTCCATGGGAATTTCAGCACGACTGTGCTGCTGCACCGCACGATATTGATGTCACCGGTGGCTTCCGGAAAATCGTTCCGGTCATCAAACACGATCAGCACCGATTCGAAATCATTTCTTTTGTTCAGTTCACGGCAGATATCAAGGGTTAGTCGCTCAGCACCGCCGCGTTGCAGGTTATAAATGACATGCGCCACCCTGATTTTTTGCATGCGGCAAATTTGCACAATTTGCAAGAATGATTTTTATTGACTGCTATTGTTACGGCGTTTATACAGCGATTACCATCTTTGAACCATGATACAGGTGAGGTTTGAAACAAATGAATGGGTAAAGCGGCTTGCCAAAGCGGTCACCTTTACCCGCTATGTTTTATTACGGCCTGTTGTTGCATGGTTTAGCTATCACCTGTACTATCAGTTCCGTATCCGGGAAAAGCGGCACTCAAAAGCAGGGCTTCCGCTGAAAGACGGTATTGCATTTTGCCTCGTGGCAAGAGACGAGGCCTATACGATTGATGCATGCCTGCTTAGTATTGTTGGTTTTGCAGATCAGTTGATCGCCGTTGATAATGGCTCCACCGATGATACCTATGAAAGGATGCTTCGGTTCAGGGAACAGTACAGCGGTGTCATGGATATCACAGTGCTTCATCGTCCTGATCTCAATCTCCGTGACTGCCGGCAGCTATGTGTTGACCATGTGCAGCGAACCTGGTTTTTCCGCGGTGATGGTGATTTTTTATTGTTACCGGAATATAAGCGGCTGAAGAAAAATATTTTAAAAAGCAGAATGCCCGGTGCCATATCACTGAAGCTGATTGAGCTTTTCGGTGATGAACATCATGGCAACAGGTATGTCCGCTTCATACGACCGGGAGAATACTACCTGCGTTCGTTTGAAAGTGATGTGCGGTATGAAGAATTTTACGGCCGTATCGAACATGCCCGCATTCCGATCTACTACCGGCTGTCGCGTAATAAGACGGTAGGATTGATTCATGCTAATTTCTGTAAATCGAACAGGAGAATATTTTACCGCACCTGCTACCTCGACTACCGTGAATATGTAAACAAGCATAAACAAGGCGTGGAATTTTCATACTATGAGAGCAGGTGGCTTCAACATGTATTTCAATCAGCTGATCATAATGTCACCGAATACAGGATGGCGCGGCTGATCGCAGTTATGTGCGAACGGATCAATACGGCATATGAAGATGAGATTGCCAGGACCGGTATTGAAATATTCCAGTCTCCATACGTGGTGTTGTACAGGGATGACAAGCCCTTTTTACGGGTGCTGAAAAGTGAAGCGCATCAATACACTTCTACCTATATTTCCAAAATGGAAGATCCTGCCTGGTTGCCCGATGCCGATGAGTTTTATGCTGACTCATTGCGCACAGCATTTGATGTTAACGAGGTAAGTTAATGTTGCTTTGACGGGTTATGGAAAGTGCATGATGATGCATTACACGGTAATGATAACCTCATGCAGCATGAAGTTCAGTTTTTGAAATAGAGCCTGAACAGGTAAGCAATATCTCTTATGGAATAACCTGCTCTCTTCCTGAACAGGAAAAGTTTCGTCAGCTGCAGCAGATAGGGAAACAGCATCTTTTCTTTACGCAAGTAATCCGGTATATAACGGTCAAAGACGGAGTAGTGGAAGAGGTTAACCGGTCCTGTATCGCGCTTATCCTTCGACAGATGATAAGCCCGTTTCGCGGCAGCCTGATTTTTCAGAATAATTTTGTCAATCTTTTTTTGTTTACCAAGAAAAGGAGCAGTGCTTACAATATAATACAGCGGCAAGGTGAACACTCCTTCTTTCATAAAAAAATCAGTGTTGCTGCTGCTGATCCTGTTTTGTATCCGGTAAACGGTCAATGCTTCATCCAGCCATTTAAATTTGTACCGGTAAGAAAGCTTAAGCAGCATATCAAGATCTTCAAACACCATTGCTTCATTATATCCGCCGGCAGTACGGATGCAATCAGTTCTGTAGATGACCGACGGTGGAATAACCATGCTGCCATTGCTTAAGATTTCCGTAAACACAACTCCTTCCATCACATGATTATTTCGTTGGAAATGGCGCTTGGTGATGACGCTGTTTTCATCACAGAAGTCAACCGGTGTGTGAATCAAAGCATATTCATCGGGTAGTTTTTCAAATGCTGCCACCAGCTTCTCAAGACGGTTCACTTTCCAAAGGTCATCTCCCAAAGAGGAAAAATATTTACCGGTAGCATGACGCAAAGCTTCATTCAGGCTCTTGCAGATTCCCTGGTTCGCATCATGCCGGATAAACAGGCACTGAAAATTATTTTTCCTGATCCATTCGTCCACCACGTTTGCGGAATCATCAGCAGATCCGTCGTCAATCACAATATGTTGTATGGCATGCTGCGGGTACGATTGCTGCTGAACAGTTTGCAATGCTTCTATAACCCAGTGGCCTGAATTATAGATCAGTGTGCAGACAGAAACAACGGGAAGCTGACCAGCCATTAAAAAAACGCGTGAATGCTTTCACAAATGTAAGTGATTGCATCCTCGCCGAGTCCGGGATAAAGCGGAAGGCTGAGGCAAGTGTCGGCGATTTTTTCACTGACAGGGAAGTCACCTCTTTTATATCCGAGGTGTGAATATGCTTGCTGCAGATGAGGCGGAACGGGGTAATGCACGATCGTTTCAATATTTTTTTCCATCAGAAATTGCTGTAAGGCATCCCGCTTCTCCGTCCGGATTACAAAAAGGTGGCAGACATTAGCGGCTTCGGCACTTTGCGCCGGCAATATGATGGCCGCTTCATTTTTCAGTTGTTCAACATAGGATGCGGCGAGTTTAATTCTTTCGGCATTATCCTGCCGAAGGTGGCGCAGTCTCACCTGCAATATAGCGGCCTGCAGCTCATCCATACGGTTGTTATAGCCGATCACGGTGTTGATGTATTTTTTTTCTGATCCGTAATTGCGCAGCAAACGGATTTTTTTTGCCAGCGGTGCCGAATGTGTGGTAATGGCGCCGGCATCTCCTAAAGCGCCAAGGTTTTTGGTAGGATAAAAACTCGTTGCATTCACTTCACCGAATGTTCCTGTCATCCGCCCTTTACAATAAGCGCCATGCGCCTGCGCATTGTCTTCAATGACATACAAACCGTGCCGTTGTGCCACGTCAGCTATTGCATCCATTTCGCATGCGCGGCCATACAGATGAACCGGCATAATGGCTTTGGTCTTTGACGTGATCTTCTCTTCGATCTTACCCGGATCAATATTGTATGATGCCAGCGACGGTTCAACGGGCACCGGTCTTGCATTTACATGTGATATGGCGAGCAGCGTAGCGATGTAGGTGTTGGAAGGCACGATTACTTCATCGCCCTCACCGATTTCCAGTGCCAGCAGACAAAGGTGAAGGGCATCGAGGCCATTGCTGACTGCCACGCAATAGCCACCGCCACCGAATGCCGCATATTCCTGTTCAAAGTGCTCCACATTTTTGCCAAGTATATACCATCCGCCTTCAAGGGTTGCCTGCAAGGCAGCGCTGATTTCCGCAGCCATCGGGCGCAATGATAATGGCAGATTTTGAAATGGTACGTGCATCAGGAAAAAAGGGATAAAATGACAACCTGCAACGGTGGTATCATTTTGCTTGTTATGACAGTTTTATGTTCATGAAAATTTCTGATCCATGCAGCGGGAACTGATCGCCGAGGGCATACAGCCCGTCCAGTATTTGTTGGTTGATGATGTTATGCGTGAGCATTTGCTGCATCTGCTGATGCGTAAAAGGCTTCAGGAAAAAAGAACCACGGTCAATAACGGTAAATCCGTTTTTGATGACGAGCGATGACAGCTGTTCCATGTCAAAGGTATGGTGTTGTTGTAATTGCTGCTGAGCTTCGGAAACCGTAAACACGGAAGGAATCAGTCCTGCCGAAACGGCCAGCATCCTGTGAAAAGAATACGCATTCGGAACATTGATGTGAATGATGGTGGACGCAGAAGAAATCCGTGCAGCTGCTGCCAGTATTTTTTCAGGAAACTCCACTTCATGCAGCAAGCCGCCAATCACTACCAGGTCAAAGGCCGCTTCCGCATGCCGGGAATAAGATTCAAAGTCCGCTTGATGCAGTGTTATTTTCTTCTGTGTTGCTTGCGGCAGTTGCTCTCTGTGCTTCACGGCTTCGCGGTAAAACCCGTCAGCAGGTTCAACAACACAAAACCGTTCAAATGTTGGAATATCTGTAAAGAGGGGATGATTGCCTGAACCGACTTCCAGGATTGATTTTGGTGCCAGCCCTGCGATGATCTCCAATACCTTTTTCCGGCGGTAATAGGCCTGCACCGTTTCAAACTCATGCAAACGGTAAGCATTGAAATATTGATCGAGTTTGCGGCCCATTTCAGCTTTTGAAAGTGTAAAAATCATGTGCGACGGCCCGTCCGCCACATCGTTCTTTAAATGACATCAGCCCGTTATTCAGCTGCATGCCGTCGTTTTCCGCACAATTGCCGAGGTCAAGATATTGTTTGTGCGGATAGGCTTCATAAATCAGGTAGTCAATCACCAGGTCAATCGCACCGGTTTGCTCACCTTCATTATCTGCGGCAATATATTGCGCATGGGCAACTGTTGCTGTTTCATAAATAAGAATGCCGCCCAGCATGTGGCTGTTTCTAAAGGCAGCATACAACTTAATATTATCCGGAAAGGCGGCCGCCAGTTGCATCATCTCTTCAGCAGTATGAACAGGATCGCGGTTGAATTTTTTATTCGTGAGTGCTTTCACGATAGCCATATATCGCGGCAGGTCACGTGACCGCTGCACATGCAGGTTGTTTCTTTTTGCACGTTGCACTTCCTGCTCGCGGTCTCTGATGGAATCATTCAGCATGGCTATGTCTATCGTTGCCATCACATCGCGCCGTGTCAGCATGAACCCTCTTTTAAAAAGGCAGTGCAGATCTTCACCGGCGGGATACCGGTGATAGATATACGGTATTGTTTTGTAAACAATTTCCGAAATGCCACACTGCTGCGCATAGTTCAGTAAGGCATCAAAACAACGATCCATTTTTTCCTGCTTCATGCCGTTTCCGCTGAGAAACCCGCCATAAGTAAGTCCCTGGTGAGAGATAAAACTGTTTTCCAGCCGGTTCATCGCCACTACGGAAATGATCTTTTCTTTCTCTATAAAAAACAGGGAATGATCTTCAAAACGGTCCGCATGATAATCCATGTAATTCCGGTTAAACAGAAACGTGGCATTCTTGCTGCCTTCCACAAAGGCGTTCCACTCCTCGCTCATGCTGCTCTTATAGCGGACGATGCCGGTCATTCAGCATATTTTTTCACCAGTAATCGGAACTGCTCATAATCCCGTATATAATCTTCTTCCGCATATAATGCAGAACATAATGCCATCTGCACGGCATTGTGTGAGTATTGCAACACTGTCCAGGTAAGTGGCGGAACATAGAGTCCTGTATTCGGATTATCCAGCGTCCAGCTTGTTGTTTCACCTGCTATAGTTTCGGTGGTGATGTGAATACTGCCTGCTGCTGCAATCAATACCTGTTCAT
It encodes:
- a CDS encoding DegT/DnrJ/EryC1/StrS family aminotransferase, whose translation is MAAEISAALQATLEGGWYILGKNVEHFEQEYAAFGGGGYCVAVSNGLDALHLCLLALEIGEGDEVIVPSNTYIATLLAISHVNARPVPVEPSLASYNIDPGKIEEKITSKTKAIMPVHLYGRACEMDAIADVAQRHGLYVIEDNAQAHGAYCKGRMTGTFGEVNATSFYPTKNLGALGDAGAITTHSAPLAKKIRLLRNYGSEKKYINTVIGYNNRMDELQAAILQVRLRHLRQDNAERIKLAASYVEQLKNEAAIILPAQSAEAANVCHLFVIRTEKRDALQQFLMEKNIETIVHYPVPPHLQQAYSHLGYKRGDFPVSEKIADTCLSLPLYPGLGEDAITYICESIHAFF
- a CDS encoding glycosyltransferase encodes the protein MPEAIAPAVLICITHSFPFDIGDEHFEDELKVLSERGVEVIVVPRSAVKEQTRLLPQQVKILWIPFRLSLVAKWKALLQLDWKVLRGEFNFVRKNFSRWPALALLRNMFGSLLIATDLCSKLRPVVDRYASQGYTVHLYSYWNDLSAVALALLKSRFPVVNACSRAHAFEIYDERHAGNYIPFQQIKFDKLNRIFFISSFGLNYIRQRFPALHFENCRLARLGCFEMPGAPYTKHASCIRIMSIGYNYSVKRIELLAESLTAVTGLEVQWKHVGTAMHDRSRYEKRVRELLSVNSTVQLQFTGNLNHQQLAELYASTSFDLLLNLSALEGVPVSMMECMSAGIPVMATAVGGVPEIVKDGFNGVLLPANPSPREVAAALEKFHAKSEAEIMSFRKHAHDTWQQQYNAAINYPVFAKELMPAVNA
- a CDS encoding glycosyltransferase, with amino-acid sequence MQKIRVAHVIYNLQRGGAERLTLDICRELNKRNDFESVLIVFDDRNDFPEATGDINIVRCSSTVVLKFPWNVVSDLADWNHIMTKQKPDIIHSHLFYADWVSREHLYKDIAYFSHIHGITTQYERLSAGQWLSRQHAIRLVTGRHIRKRYKACHNQFIANSHEIKRYLQRNLNDKSGMVHLLPNAIDRQRFSSKQHGSSGQLIRLVSTGTLNENKNQAFLLLVVQQLRAKGIPVQLDLLGDGPLLHELEKKVKEYQLENAVHLHGMVQDVEAYLQQADIYVHAASNEPFGLALAEALSVGLPVISLDGKGTRNIVEDGSNGFVVSSHDPELFAKKIMDVAKDENTYIGFSNRARESAEKFDIGNYVDKLTVLYRNELKYRRPNAVAYTT
- a CDS encoding glycosyltransferase, which encodes MQKQKVLILSYFFFPCNLPGAHRTFSWARHLHDFDLWPVVITRNWDRPLKNRNDLFMPTGNSVVHRVEDGYEVYYLPFKGGIRDMVLNRYGESRMVLLRKALTYLELIAQNFTTHALAYRNFYTFARELIRKDPSIKIIVTSAMPFGLFSICHKLHKATGKPWIADYRDDWNTTSWTSNYTIESHITGKKSLPDRILSFFESRSEKRWLSSASMVTTVSRYFVDKISNYVLRPAKVIYNGHDIDLGKLQPATGKKFTISYLGNLYWKQQIEIFFEGMAKAMAALNTRDIEIIFVGTAYDLQQGERIRKCAAAWNVPVTVTGWLSEQEVMDTVNASHLLLSIGYHGVKGVIPSKVFNYLAFRKPVLLCPSDYDELEETLNRSGLGIIANDAESCGRKVAEVYNNYLSGRSSVTPDDAVIDSFSRRSQAKKLASIIHTITGS
- a CDS encoding glycosyltransferase, whose translation is MAGQLPVVSVCTLIYNSGHWVIEALQTVQQQSYPQHAIQHIVIDDGSADDSANVVDEWIRKNNFQCLFIRHDANQGICKSLNEALRHATGKYFSSLGDDLWKVNRLEKLVAAFEKLPDEYALIHTPVDFCDENSVITKRHFQRNNHVMEGVVFTEILSNGSMVIPPSVIYRTDCIRTAGGYNEAMVFEDLDMLLKLSYRYKFKWLDEALTVYRIQNRISSSNTDFFMKEGVFTLPLYYIVSTAPFLGKQKKIDKIILKNQAAAKRAYHLSKDKRDTGPVNLFHYSVFDRYIPDYLRKEKMLFPYLLQLTKLFLFRKRAGYSIRDIAYLFRLYFKN
- a CDS encoding class I SAM-dependent methyltransferase, coding for MGRKLDQYFNAYRLHEFETVQAYYRRKKVLEIIAGLAPKSILEVGSGNHPLFTDIPTFERFCVVEPADGFYREAVKHREQLPQATQKKITLHQADFESYSRHAEAAFDLVVIGGLLHEVEFPEKILAAAARISSASTIIHINVPNAYSFHRMLAVSAGLIPSVFTVSEAQQQLQQHHTFDMEQLSSLVIKNGFTVIDRGSFFLKPFTHQQMQQMLTHNIINQQILDGLYALGDQFPLHGSEIFMNIKLS
- a CDS encoding polysaccharide deacetylase family protein, which encodes MKEMLAMLLRIGGVAHFLRVNKKETITILCLHRISNERNHVWAPLKVDLFRSLMLYCKKHYAVILPAQWNEKTLLPKLMITFDDGFYDFMENALPILAENNLPAVHHVLISSVLDNKPNWTYRLNLVVEDHLKSRQKFSLSEFMIPYAMDVMEKNAPKVALQAMLLLKDLPMQQAENIVSQLELACAGDLYYPKMMNEQDLKYCETAGIEIGSHGWTHVILNAAVGTAVLTQEISESKTTLEKMLGHAVHCFAFPAGQYDQAVMNHAAQAGYKYVFSAGDAFFHPEKMHGLPVLFPRVTPSAGDINMNVLKMEGFNLMLKKRTVAHGQE
- a CDS encoding GNAT family N-acetyltransferase, translating into MTGIVRYKSSMSEEWNAFVEGSKNATFLFNRNYMDYHADRFEDHSLFFIEKEKIISVVAMNRLENSFISHQGLTYGGFLSGNGMKQEKMDRCFDALLNYAQQCGISEIVYKTIPYIYHRYPAGEDLHCLFKRGFMLTRRDVMATIDIAMLNDSIRDREQEVQRAKRNNLHVQRSRDLPRYMAIVKALTNKKFNRDPVHTAEEMMQLAAAFPDNIKLYAAFRNSHMLGGILIYETATVAHAQYIAADNEGEQTGAIDLVIDYLIYEAYPHKQYLDLGNCAENDGMQLNNGLMSFKERCGGRAVAHDFYTFKS
- a CDS encoding FdtA/QdtA family cupin domain-containing protein; this translates as MKLDKPHLITFQKIGQLEQGYISVFEFEKFLSYPIKRLFWTYFTPESVIRGNHAHYANEQVLIAAAGSIHITTETIAGETTSWTLDNPNTGLYVPPLTWTVLQYSHNAVQMALCSALYAEEDYIRDYEQFRLLVKKYAE
- a CDS encoding GNAT family N-acetyltransferase, translating into METPATYHRLVQLSVPLFHQPFWLDAVAPGAWHAIEIMEDGKLIASAPYVMKKSLLGTELIMPKLTQFLGPNLLLPQVDYKERLAKEMQLLEQIILQLPAHDFFLQRWHYHYQNWLPFYWKGYHQTTRYTYVLPDISQPETLRKHFSDKVKREIHKAEKQFTVERSSAVQPFYAMLAANFKSKAMDIPFDAALLQRIYAACRKHQSGDIWLSRDAHGTVAGGIMVAWDQQSAYYIIGGKNNDFGNAGVMSHLFWQCFNDLKSTVKQFDFEGSMIRGVENYFRSFGALQQGFFELSKISSVLQSAKSGLRKQFRR